A window of the Zonotrichia leucophrys gambelii isolate GWCS_2022_RI chromosome 18, RI_Zleu_2.0, whole genome shotgun sequence genome harbors these coding sequences:
- the LOC135455550 gene encoding cytochrome P450 2C5-like has protein sequence MVAAVRAVRAGSGAGGSGPPLPHPRPAPSRVGPSRAEPGRAGPAAPAPLHAFACAPRPPRRPAPPPAAADMGNVVRGRPPRRALRAGGGSRSEPGDGHPPRHPPTSPRHPWAWPRIPPASLSLPRHGLGLTWRGPGIPLARPASPGIPPGPVTRPQRRSSIPRIRPTSPRCPSARPRIPGIPRHVLGQLPSSRSPCSPRSAVRMDAELLVTPLFLLLLLSVLWLLVWRSDPRRSQLPPGPAPWPILGNLWQKDVLPLYRHYEKLSSTYGPIFTVWLGLKPVVVLCGYEVVKDALVGHSEEFGGRPSIPLLMQLSKNYGFVSDNEKKWRELRRFTLSTLRDFGMGKSSMSQKVQQEAQHLVELLAKLEGNAFEPMTMFRHAVSNVICSVVFGSRYSYSDAAFLELLNAVGNYVSFFLSPVAKVYNTFPSIMDRLPGPHKKVLADCQKLKDHIQEKVQFHQLTLDSSCPRDYIDCFLIRAEKEKGSPETMYSHEDLVMSVFNLFGAGTVTTSNTLVFFLLMLAKHPHIQAKVQEEIDAVVGSGRAPSTEDKLRMPYTNAVIHELQRFHKTRIENFPRMATQDVLFRGHTIPKGTPVIPVLSSVHSDPTQWENPKKVDPAHFLDEKGEFRKREAFMAFSAGKRMCPGEALARIELFLFLTTLLQSFTFQLATEHRELDLFSLWLEIERRAIPGKFFALPRPVSP, from the exons ATGGTGGCGGCGGTGCGGGCGGTgcgggcgggcagcggggccgggggcagcgggcCGCCCCTCCCGCATCCCCGCCCGGCGCCGAGCCGGGTcgggccgagccgagccgagccgggccgagcgggccccgccgcccctgCGCCTCTCCACGCCTTCGCCTGCGCTccgcgccccccgcgccgccccgcaCCGCCCCCGGCCGCGGCGGACATGGGAAATGTAGTCCGgggccgcccgccccgccgggctcTCCGGGCCGGGGGAGGGTCTCGGAGCGAGCCCGGAGACGGGCATCCCCCACGGCACCCCCCGACTTCCCCCCGGCATCCCTGGGCGTGGCCCCGCATCCCCCCGGCATCCCTCAGCCTCCCCCGACATGGCCTCGGCCTCACCTGGCGTGGCCCCGGCATCCCCCTGGCACGCCCAGCGTCACCTGGCATCCCCCCGGGTCCCGTGACGCGGCCCCAGCGCCGCTCCAGCATCCCCCGCATCCGCCCGACATCACCTCGGTGTCCCTCGGCACGGCCCCGCATCCCCGGCATCCCCCGGCAtgtcctggggcagctcccGAGCTCCCGCAGCCCTTGCAGCCCCCG cagcgCGGTGAGGATGGACGCCGAGCTGCTCGTCACTccgctcttcctcctcctcctcctctccgtCCTGTGGCTCCTGGTCTGGCGGAGTGACCCCAGGAGGAGCCAGCTGCCTCCTGGCCCAGCCCCGTGGCCCATCCTGGGCAACCTGTGGCAGAAGGATGTGCTGCCCCTCTACAGGCACTACGAGAAG ctcagcagcacctaCGGCCCCATCTTCACCGTGTGGCTGGGGCTGAAGCCGGTGGTGGTGCTCTGCGGGTACGAGGTGGTGAAGGACGCCCTGGTGGGACACTCTGAGGAGTTTGGGGGCAGACCCTCCATCCCCCTCCTGATGCAGCTCTCCAAAAACTACG gatTTGTCTCTGACAATGAGAAGAAGTGGCGGGAGCTGCGGAGGTTCACGCTCAGCACCCTGCGGGACTTTGGCATGGGGAAGAGCTCCATGTCCCAGAAGGTGCAGCAGGAGGCTCAGCAcctggtggagctgctggcaaAGCTTGAAG gcaaTGCCTTTGAGCCCATGACCATGTTCAGACACGCCGTGTCCAACGTGATCTGCTCCGTGGTGTTCGGGAGCCGCTACAGCTACAGCGACGCGGcgttcctggagctgctcaacGCCGTGGGGAACTACGTCAGCTTCTTCCTGTCCCCCGTGGCCAAG gTGTACAACACCTTCCCCAGCATCATGGACCGGCTTCCGGGGCCGCACAAGAAGGTTCTGGCTGACTGCCAGAAGCTGAAGGACCACATTCAGGAGAAGGTGCAGTTCCACCAGTTGACTCTGGACTCCAGCTGCCCCCGGGACTACATCGACTGTTTCCTGATCAGAGCAGAGAAG GAGAAGGGCAGCCCAGAGACCATGTACAGCCACGAAGACCTGGTCATGTCAGTGTTCAACCTCTTCGGGGCCGGGACAGTGACAACCAGCAACACCTTGGTGTTCTTCCTGCTGATGCTGGCAAAGCACCCCCACATCCAAG ccaagGTCCAGGAGGAGATCGATGCCGTGGTGGGCTCTGGCCGTGCCCCCAGCACGGAGGACAAGCTGAGGATGCCCTACACCAACGCTGTGATCCACGAGCTGCAGCGCTTCCACAAGACCCGCATTGAGAACTTCCCGCGCATGGCGACACAGGACGTGCTGTTCAGGGGCCACACCATCCCCAAG GGCACTCCTGTCATTCCGGTCCTTTCCTCTGTGCATTCGGACCCAACCCAGTGGGAGAACCCCAAGAAAGTGGACCCCGCACACTTCCTGGATGAGAAGGGCGAGTTCAGGAAGCGCGAGGCCTTCATGGCATTCTCAGCAG GGAAGAGGATGTGCCCGGGGGAGGCACTGGCCCGCATCGAGCTCTTCCTGTTTCTCACCACACTGCTGCAGAGCTTCACCTTCCAGCTggccacagagcacagggagctggatCTGTTCTCTCTGTGGCTCGAGATCGAGAGGAGGGCGATCCCGGGCAAGTTCTTTGCTCTGCCACGCCCAGTGTCCCCCtaa